The genomic window GGTCGCCCGCGGGGCCCAGCTCGACGGTGCTGGCGACGGACGGTTCGGGGCACTGGCAGGTCGACGGGGAGCCGGCGCCGCACCTCGACGGCTGCTTCGACATCGACCTGGAGGCGTCGGCCCTGACCAACGCCCTGCCCGTGCGCCGCCTGGAGCTGCCGGCCGGGGCCGCGGCGGGCGCGCCGGCGGCCTGGGTGCGCGCGGTCGGCCTCCGCGTCGAACGGCTGGAGCAGACCTACGCCCGCACCGCCGACGAGGCCGGGCACCAGCGCTACGAATACGCGGCCCCCGCCCTCGACTTCGCCTGCCGCATCGTCTTCGACGAGTCGGGACTCGCGCTGGACTACCCGGGGATCGCCGTCCGCGTCGCCTGATCCGCAGAGGAGGCCCCGGCGGGGAAGACGACCAGCGCCCTGCCGCCCTTGCCCGCGAGCATGGTGTCGAAGGCGGCCGGGATGCCGTCGAGCCCGATCCGCTCGGTGACCAGCGTGCTCAGGTCCAGACGCCCCGCGCGGATGTGCTCCGCCAGCACCGGCAGGTCACGCGCCGGGTCGCAGTTGCCGTACACGCAGCCCGCGAGCGTACGACCCCAGTGGAAGAGTTCCAGCGCGTTGAAGGTGACCCGCTGGTCCTTGCCGCCGATGCCGACGACGGTCGTGCGGCCGCCGCGCCGGGTCGCGTCCCAGGCGGTACGGATCGTGTCCGCACGGCCGACGCACTCGATCGCCACGTCGGCGCCCTGCCCACCCGTCAGCCCCCGGATCTGCCGCACCGTCGTGTCCGAGGCGACGACGTACTCGGTGGCGCCTGCGCTGCGGGCGAGGGCCTCCTTCTCCTGCGACACATCGACGGCGATGACCGTCGAGGCTCCCGCGATCCGCGCGGACTGGAGGGTCGCGAGGCCGACCCCACCGACGCCGAGGACGACCACCGTCTCGCCCTCGCGGACGCGCGCCGAGTGGTGGACCGCCCCGTAGCCGGTGAGGACCGCGCAGCCGAGGAGTGCGGCGTCGGTGAGCGGGACGCCGTCCGGGACCGGGAGCACGCAGTTCGCCGCGACGACGGTCTCCTCGGCGAACGCGGCCACGTTGAGGCCGGGGTGGAGCTCGGTGCCGTCCTCGGCGACGGCGTACACGGCGCCCGCGCCGGTGAGTGCATCGGCGCAGAGCCAGACCTCGCCGAGCGAGCAGTGGTGGCACTTTCCGC from Streptomyces sp. FIT100 includes these protein-coding regions:
- a CDS encoding Zn-dependent alcohol dehydrogenase, which gives rise to MVRAAVLPAVGSPLEITGIRLPEPGPGQVRVRLAAAGVCHSDLSLSNGTMRVPVPAVLGHEGAGTVVSVGEGVTHVAPGDGVVLNWAPSCGKCHHCSLGEVWLCADALTGAGAVYAVAEDGTELHPGLNVAAFAEETVVAANCVLPVPDGVPLTDAALLGCAVLTGYGAVHHSARVREGETVVVLGVGGVGLATLQSARIAGASTVIAVDVSQEKEALARSAGATEYVVASDTTVRQIRGLTGGQGADVAIECVGRADTIRTAWDATRRGGRTTVVGIGGKDQRVTFNALELFHWGRTLAGCVYGNCDPARDLPVLAEHIRAGRLDLSTLVTERIGLDGIPAAFDTMLAGKGGRALVVFPAGASSADQATRTAIPG
- a CDS encoding putative glycolipid-binding domain-containing protein; the encoded protein is MPPPSTAAWRHQDTRAGFEVAYFQAVENGWHIDGYTSAWADGGTFAVEYAIELDTAWRTMGARIRGRSPAGPSSTVLATDGSGHWQVDGEPAPHLDGCFDIDLEASALTNALPVRRLELPAGAAAGAPAAWVRAVGLRVERLEQTYARTADEAGHQRYEYAAPALDFACRIVFDESGLALDYPGIAVRVA